AAAGCAAGAAAAATCAGTTAAATAGTAAAAAAAGTGATAAAAAAAAATTAATAAAGAAAATTAAAAGAAAATGAAAATTAAAAATTATTCCTTTAAGTATTCACAGACCTTTTCACCCGCAAACAGGCATACTTCCACGCATGGAGACTTGTCATCCCCATCTTTTGAGATGTATCCGCAGGTTACAGATTCATATTTGTCCTTGAATTCATTGAACAGTTTCTTTGAAGCTGAAATGATCTGCTTTTCATCTGCACCTAAAAGACCTAAAGCCATTACAGCACCGGTTACAGCACCACAGGTCCCTTCTGAAAAGGTTCCACCAATACCTCCGGAGAATCCCTTTGCAAGAAGAGCCAATTCTTCAGTAGGCATCCCTGCAACGTCACAGATTCCCATGAGAGTTGCTTGTGAGCAGCTGTAATCCTTTCTGTATTCCTCTATTTTCTCTACAACTTTTTGTGAATCCAATTCCATAATAATCCCTCAATAATCATTAAAATCAATTGTCAAATAATTCAAATCAATCATTAATTGATTTAAATAATTTTAAAACATTGTTATAATTAATATAAATTTCAATATTAATAAATTTTTATAAAATGATTGAAAATAAATTGAAAAATAATGATGATGAGAGAATAGAAAAAAATAAATTAGAAAAATGAAGAGTTCAAAAAGAAAAAATAGAAACAATAGAAAAAATAAAGTAAA
The window above is part of the Methanobrevibacter sp. genome. Proteins encoded here:
- a CDS encoding C-GCAxxG-C-C family protein, with product MELDSQKVVEKIEEYRKDYSCSQATLMGICDVAGMPTEELALLAKGFSGGIGGTFSEGTCGAVTGAVMALGLLGADEKQIISASKKLFNEFKDKYESVTCGYISKDGDDKSPCVEVCLFAGEKVCEYLKE